CGCGGCTCTGGCCCTGCTTCTCCAGGTAGGCGGCGAAGGCGTCTTCGTTGTGGTCGAAGGAGTGCACCGCGTCGTGCTGACGGGCCTCGACCTCGGCCTTGACGACGCTCTCCGGGGCCGGAATGTCGGCGGTGGCCAGGAGGGCCTCCAGCACCTTGTCCCGGGCCTCGATGCCCTGCTCGCGTCCCTTGACCCGGCGGATCTTCTCGGTCAGGTCCGCCCGCAGCTCCTCGACCGTGTCGAACTCGCTGGCCAGCTGGGCGAAGTCCTCGTCCACCTCGGGCAGCTCGCGGCTGCTCACCTTCTGGACGGTGACGGTGACCTGGACCTCCTGGCCGGCGTGGGGGCCGGCGACCAGGGCGGTGGTGAAGGTGGCGGACTCGCCGGCACCCAGTCCGCTGACGGCGTCGTCGAGGCCGTCGATGAGGTCACCGGAGCCGACCTTGTAGGTCAGGCCGTCGGCGGTGGCGTCGGCCAGGATCTCGCCGTTGCGCTCGGCGGACAGGTCGATGGTGACCAGGTCGCCCTCGTCGGCGGCCCGCTCGACCTCGGTCACGGTGGCGAAGCGGTCGCGCAGCGCCTCGACCTGCTCCTCGACATCGCCGTCGGCGACCTCGACGTCGGCCACCTCGACGGAGACGGTGGACGGGTCCGGGACGGTGAACTCCGGTCGGACGTCGACCTCGGCGGTGAACTCGAGGGTCTCGCCGTCCTCGATGCGGGTGACCTCGATCTCCGGCTGTCCGATGACCGACAGATTGGCCTCGCTGATCGCCTCGCCGTACTTGGCCGGAACGGCCTCGTTGACGACCTCGGACAGCACCGCGCCACGGCCGAGGCGGGCGTCGAGGATGCGGGCCGGGACCTTACCGGGGCGGAAGCCCGGGATACGGACCTGACCGGCGAGGGCCTTGTAGGCCTTGTCGAACTGGGGCTTCAGTTCGTCGAACGGAACCTCGACGTTGATCTTGACGCGGGTCGGGTTCAGCTGTTCGACGGTGCTCTTCACGGTGGGATTACTCCTCGGACGGGTATCGGCAGGCTGCCGCAGGGTCGTGGGCCGGCTTGGGTCGGCCCGCGGTACGCCCCCGTCCACGACGGCGGCGGACGGTGCACGAACCGGGCACAGCCGCGGCCGAGTCTAGAGCGTTCCGCGAAACCGGGAGGACATCTGCGCCTGCGTTCGACGGAGTCGGGCGACTGGACGCGGAGACAGCATGAGCGGGCCACTTGTGAGCCGCGCGAGCATTCGGTGGTCGGGGTGACAGAATTCGAACCTGCGACGTCCTGCTCCCCGACGACTCGGCCGCGCGGGTGTTCGGTGGTCGGGGTGACAGGATGTGAACCTGCGACATCCTGCTCCCCGACGACTCGGCCGCGCAGGTGTTCGGTGGTCGGGGTGACAGGATGTGAACCTGCGACATCCTGCTCCCCGACGACTCGGCCGCGCAGGTGTTCACTGGTCGGGGTGACAGGATGT
This window of the Nakamurella flava genome carries:
- the tig gene encoding trigger factor — its product is MKSTVEQLNPTRVKINVEVPFDELKPQFDKAYKALAGQVRIPGFRPGKVPARILDARLGRGAVLSEVVNEAVPAKYGEAISEANLSVIGQPEIEVTRIEDGETLEFTAEVDVRPEFTVPDPSTVSVEVADVEVADGDVEEQVEALRDRFATVTEVERAADEGDLVTIDLSAERNGEILADATADGLTYKVGSGDLIDGLDDAVSGLGAGESATFTTALVAGPHAGQEVQVTVTVQKVSSRELPEVDEDFAQLASEFDTVEELRADLTEKIRRVKGREQGIEARDKVLEALLATADIPAPESVVKAEVEARQHDAVHSFDHNEDAFAAYLEKQGQSREEFDTEVRESAVKAVQTQLLLDALAEQNDVQVDQSEFVERVMFNAQQLGMSPDQYFQRVTQGNQVGAIFADVRRGKALATAVEQATVTDASGATVDIAALFGVEEVPADEVEAPEDTAVDQAGTDEAESAPAEDKAADTER